The Armatimonadota bacterium genome includes a window with the following:
- the lon gene encoding Lon protease, producing MENRENEEASGGDFQIIDRRKTAGQQSEQDGDGRQEQGIVIPDVLPLLPLIETVAFPHVVVPLSIGRESSIKLVDDAVIKGEKVLGLALSRNPEQEQPDIANVHPIGVAAVIHTMMRLPDGQRMIVQGLKRIRILEAVQTSPYLRVRVEKLADEIDYQPEEELEIEALKRNLVRAFSRLVNASDNLPEELQAITRIPQPGVLADTMAAHLPVPPLERQEILETLGLRARMRLILKILTRELEVVEIGNKIASDVHSELGKSQREYYLREQLKAIQKELGQDEDRSEIEELRQAIEAAEMPEEARTQAERELERLTRMSAGHPEYGVTRNYLDWLVKLPWNRATEDNLEIPTVRRILDEDHYGLEKVKERILEYLSVRKFKTEGTVRQPILCLVGPPGVGKTSLGMSIARALGKKFVRISLGGMHDEAEIRGHRRTYIGALPGQIIQGIRRADTNNPVFMLDEIDKVGWDFRGDPSSALLEVLDPEQNSTFRDHFLEVTFDLSKVLFITTANILETIPPPLRDRMEVIEIPGYTEEEKVEIAHRHLVPKQMEEHGLKKTHVRWRRSALRHIIRGYTREAGVRNLERQIAAICRKATRQFAEGRQEPVVVTGDVVQEFLGAPRFLEQEVVERTTTPGVGIGLAWTPVGGDVLFVEAARMPGSGQLILTGQLGDVMQESARAALSWVRSRAEVLGIDKDLFRSIDIHLHVPAGGVPKDGPSAGAVITATLVSLLTGRRMKPRLAMTGEVTLRGKVLPVGGIKEKVLAARRAGVRTVLLPEANLKDVEEDVPENVRNGLEIVYVRDMDQVLELSLEPPRSPGRARRQAGQKTAAAAPA from the coding sequence GTGGAGAACAGGGAGAACGAAGAGGCCTCCGGCGGAGACTTTCAGATCATAGACAGACGCAAGACCGCCGGTCAGCAAAGCGAACAGGATGGAGACGGTCGTCAGGAACAGGGCATCGTCATCCCAGACGTTCTGCCGCTTCTACCGCTGATCGAGACGGTGGCTTTTCCACACGTCGTCGTCCCTCTGAGTATCGGGCGCGAAAGCTCCATCAAGTTGGTGGACGATGCGGTCATCAAGGGGGAGAAAGTCCTGGGACTTGCCCTCTCCCGCAACCCGGAGCAGGAGCAGCCGGACATCGCCAACGTGCATCCGATCGGCGTGGCGGCGGTCATCCATACGATGATGCGCCTGCCCGACGGGCAGCGGATGATCGTGCAGGGGCTAAAGCGCATCCGCATTCTGGAGGCTGTTCAGACATCTCCCTACCTGCGCGTGCGCGTTGAGAAGCTGGCGGATGAGATTGACTACCAGCCGGAAGAAGAGCTGGAGATCGAGGCTCTCAAGCGCAACCTGGTGCGGGCGTTCTCCCGGCTGGTGAATGCCTCCGACAACCTGCCGGAAGAACTGCAGGCCATCACGCGCATTCCGCAGCCCGGCGTTCTTGCGGACACCATGGCCGCGCATCTCCCGGTGCCTCCGCTCGAGCGGCAAGAGATACTAGAGACGCTCGGGTTGCGGGCACGGATGCGGCTTATCCTGAAGATTCTGACCCGCGAGCTGGAAGTCGTCGAGATCGGGAACAAGATCGCCAGCGACGTCCACTCAGAGCTCGGCAAATCTCAGCGCGAGTATTACCTTCGCGAGCAGCTCAAGGCCATTCAGAAGGAACTCGGCCAGGACGAGGATCGCAGCGAGATTGAGGAGCTCCGCCAGGCCATCGAGGCCGCCGAAATGCCGGAAGAGGCCCGCACTCAGGCGGAGCGGGAGCTGGAGCGACTTACGCGCATGTCCGCCGGGCATCCCGAGTACGGCGTCACACGCAACTATCTGGACTGGCTGGTTAAGCTGCCGTGGAACCGCGCAACGGAAGACAATCTCGAGATTCCCACCGTGCGCCGTATCCTGGATGAGGACCATTACGGACTGGAGAAGGTCAAGGAGCGCATTCTGGAATACCTCTCCGTCCGCAAGTTCAAGACCGAGGGCACGGTCCGCCAGCCCATCCTGTGCCTGGTGGGCCCTCCCGGAGTGGGGAAAACTTCGCTGGGGATGTCCATCGCGCGGGCGCTGGGGAAGAAGTTCGTCCGCATATCGCTGGGTGGGATGCACGACGAGGCGGAAATCCGCGGCCACCGGCGCACTTATATTGGTGCTCTTCCCGGGCAGATCATTCAGGGTATTCGGCGCGCTGATACCAACAACCCGGTCTTCATGCTGGATGAGATAGACAAGGTGGGCTGGGACTTCCGGGGCGATCCCTCCTCCGCTTTGCTGGAGGTGCTGGACCCGGAGCAGAACTCCACGTTCCGCGATCATTTCCTTGAGGTTACCTTCGACCTCTCCAAGGTGCTGTTCATAACCACGGCCAATATCCTGGAAACCATTCCACCTCCCCTGCGGGACAGGATGGAGGTTATCGAGATTCCGGGCTACACGGAGGAAGAGAAGGTCGAGATCGCTCACAGGCATCTGGTGCCCAAGCAGATGGAAGAGCATGGCCTGAAAAAGACCCACGTCCGCTGGCGCCGCAGCGCGCTCCGGCACATCATCCGGGGATATACGCGGGAAGCCGGCGTGCGCAACCTGGAGCGCCAGATCGCTGCCATCTGCCGCAAGGCGACGCGTCAGTTCGCCGAGGGGCGTCAGGAGCCGGTGGTGGTGACGGGCGATGTGGTCCAGGAGTTCCTGGGTGCGCCTCGCTTCCTGGAGCAGGAAGTTGTGGAGCGCACCACCACGCCGGGGGTGGGGATAGGGCTGGCCTGGACTCCTGTGGGAGGAGATGTCCTCTTTGTGGAGGCGGCCAGAATGCCGGGCAGCGGTCAGCTTATCCTTACGGGCCAGCTTGGTGACGTAATGCAGGAATCGGCGCGCGCCGCTCTCTCTTGGGTGCGGTCACGGGCCGAGGTTCTGGGGATTGACAAGGATCTGTTCCGCAGTATTGATATCCACCTGCACGTGCCCGCCGGAGGGGTTCCCAAAGACGGGCCGAGCGCCGGCGCCGTCATTACCGCCACCCTGGTGTCGCTTCTCACTGGCCGACGGATGAAGCCGCGCCTGGCGATGACGGGAGAGGTGACGCTTCGCGGTAAGGTGCTTCCGGTGGGAGGCATCAAGGAGAAGGTGCTTGCCGCCCGTCGGGCGGGAGTCCGGACCGTGCTTCTGCCGGAAGCCAACCTCAAGGACGTCGAGGAGGACGTCCCGGAGAACGTCCGAAACGGTTTGGAGATCGTCTACGTCCGGGATATGGACCAGGTGCTGGAGCTTTCGCTGGAGCCGCCGCGCTCCCCCGGGCGCGCCCGCAGGCAGGCCGGGCAGAAGACGGCCGCAGCCGCTCCTGCCTGA
- a CDS encoding dehydrogenase, translated as MAPVKIGMASFAHMHAGSYASSLRSLPGAIIECIWDADEQRGKQMAEQFGSRYVADLDEFLASDISGVVICSENAGHRDLAVRAARAGRHILCEKPIATNVEDAREMIDAAAAAGVHLATAFPCRFSPAMWQLREGVRAGELGQILAIAGTNRGTMPGGWFIERDKSGGGAVIDHTVHVVDLMRWLTGAEVRQVYAEISNKMYGLDFDDCGVLTMEFDNGVFATLDTSWSRPKSYPTWGDVTMEVVGTQGTASLDMFNQKIIGYNDALMRATYHPWGSNVDTGLVSAFLEACRGNFPERLATGYDGLKALEVALAAYESARSGRTVALA; from the coding sequence ATGGCCCCAGTCAAAATCGGAATGGCCAGTTTTGCCCATATGCACGCCGGGAGCTATGCATCCAGTCTGCGGAGCCTTCCGGGAGCGATCATCGAGTGCATCTGGGATGCAGACGAACAGCGCGGCAAGCAGATGGCGGAGCAGTTTGGGTCCCGGTATGTGGCCGACCTGGACGAGTTTCTGGCTTCTGATATTTCGGGAGTGGTCATCTGCTCCGAGAACGCCGGACACCGGGATCTGGCGGTGAGGGCCGCCCGCGCCGGCAGACACATCCTGTGCGAAAAGCCCATCGCCACCAACGTGGAGGATGCGCGGGAGATGATAGACGCGGCCGCAGCAGCCGGTGTCCATCTGGCCACCGCGTTCCCCTGCCGGTTCAGTCCCGCCATGTGGCAGCTTCGCGAGGGCGTCCGCGCCGGCGAGCTGGGCCAGATTCTGGCCATTGCGGGAACTAACCGGGGCACGATGCCAGGCGGCTGGTTCATTGAACGGGACAAGAGCGGCGGCGGCGCGGTTATTGACCATACTGTTCACGTGGTGGACCTGATGCGCTGGCTGACCGGCGCCGAGGTCAGGCAGGTATACGCCGAGATCTCCAACAAGATGTACGGTCTGGACTTCGACGACTGCGGCGTGCTGACGATGGAGTTCGACAACGGGGTGTTTGCCACGCTGGACACAAGCTGGTCCCGCCCGAAAAGCTATCCCACATGGGGCGATGTGACCATGGAAGTGGTTGGCACGCAGGGTACGGCCAGCCTGGATATGTTCAATCAGAAGATTATAGGCTACAACGATGCCCTGATGCGGGCGACCTATCACCCCTGGGGCTCCAACGTAGACACCGGCCTTGTCAGCGCTTTCTTGGAGGCGTGCCGTGGAAACTTCCCGGAACGTCTTGCGACGGGCTACGATGGGCTGAAGGCGCTGGAGGTGGCGTTGGCGGCTTACGAGTCTGCAAGGTCCGGCCGGACGGTCGCCCTTGCCTGA
- a CDS encoding dehydrogenase, with amino-acid sequence MMNVAIVGAGGMGRRHAASYRETGEARVAAVVDVSRDAGASLAGEDGQVFESLEEALEKCDVDIVDVCTPTPFHADHAVAALKAGKHLLLEKPMARTLDECDAIVRAAEESGKTAMVAHVLRFFPEFVRGKEAVDAGLVGEPAVVRTSRGGGMPRGVDSWYTDFAQSGGVVLDLIIHDFDWLRWVLGPADRVYARGLAHSGRKGQDYALVTIRFKSGAIAHVEGTWMRPSGFETRFEIAGTQGLLDFSSRDSASLRVARAPGEERRAAVEVPESPLAENPYTAQIRHFLHCVRTGKAPIVSLQDARAAVEIALGALESMKTGEPVELRLQES; translated from the coding sequence ATGATGAACGTTGCCATCGTCGGCGCGGGCGGGATGGGCCGGCGCCACGCGGCCAGCTATCGCGAAACGGGGGAAGCTCGGGTCGCGGCTGTAGTGGACGTCAGCAGGGACGCGGGGGCGTCCCTTGCTGGAGAGGATGGGCAGGTCTTCGAATCGCTTGAGGAGGCCCTTGAAAAGTGCGACGTGGACATCGTGGATGTCTGCACGCCCACTCCGTTTCACGCGGACCACGCCGTCGCCGCGCTGAAGGCGGGTAAGCATCTGCTGCTGGAGAAGCCGATGGCCCGCACACTGGATGAGTGCGACGCCATCGTCAGGGCAGCGGAGGAGAGCGGAAAGACCGCGATGGTGGCGCACGTGCTGCGCTTCTTCCCGGAGTTCGTTCGCGGGAAGGAGGCAGTGGACGCGGGACTGGTGGGGGAGCCTGCGGTGGTCCGGACCTCACGGGGCGGGGGAATGCCCCGCGGCGTGGATTCCTGGTACACGGACTTCGCTCAGAGCGGCGGCGTGGTGCTTGACCTCATCATCCACGACTTCGACTGGCTCCGCTGGGTGCTCGGACCGGCCGACCGGGTCTATGCCCGCGGGCTGGCGCATTCCGGGCGAAAAGGTCAGGACTATGCGCTGGTGACCATCCGGTTCAAAAGCGGCGCCATCGCCCACGTGGAAGGCACCTGGATGCGCCCGTCCGGCTTCGAGACGCGCTTCGAGATCGCCGGGACGCAGGGCCTGCTGGACTTTTCCAGCCGGGACAGCGCATCACTTCGGGTGGCGCGTGCGCCAGGGGAGGAGAGGCGCGCGGCGGTGGAGGTTCCGGAGAGCCCGCTTGCCGAGAATCCCTATACGGCCCAGATCCGGCACTTCCTCCACTGCGTCCGCACAGGAAAGGCTCCCATTGTGTCCCTTCAGGATGCCCGGGCGGCGGTGGAGATCGCCCTTGGAGCGCTTGAGTCCATGAAAACCGGCGAGCCGGTCGAGCTTCGATTGCAGGAGAGCTGA
- the acoC gene encoding dihydrolipoamide acetyltransferase component of pyruvate dehydrogenase complex has translation MATKVTLPLLGQTMEEGTIIKWFKKEGDRVEKEEPLLEVMTDKANMEVESPESGVLLKIVAQEDETVPVKGLIAILGEPGEDISALLAEAGAVGEAAAAPAAPAEAPAEEKTVSEPSAPSAAASAPAAGRVSASPRARRLAEEHGIDLAQLAPGSGPGGRIIEKDVLRAIESGVAAAPAAPAATPLAAKVAEEKGVDLAAVSGSGPGGKIRREDVEAAAAPAAVPLAPRVPLGGVIPFAGLRKAVADNLEKSARSVIPVTLTMGVDMTEATRMREQLKPVYEKKHGVKLSFTDIVIKAVARAIEDYPIINSSLEGDQIRIHDGVHVCVAVAVPDGLLAPVVRDANLKPLWAISAEVRDLAERGRSGRLGPSELSGGTFTVTNLGAYGVEHFNAIINPPQCAILAVCAIHKQPVVVEGDRIEVRPMMNLCLTFDHRIVDGAPAAEFLAHVKSLLENPYLFLG, from the coding sequence ATGGCGACAAAAGTGACTCTCCCCCTGCTGGGCCAGACCATGGAGGAAGGCACCATCATCAAGTGGTTCAAGAAGGAGGGCGACCGGGTCGAAAAGGAAGAGCCGCTCCTTGAGGTGATGACGGACAAAGCCAACATGGAGGTGGAGTCACCGGAGTCCGGTGTTCTGCTCAAGATCGTCGCCCAGGAGGATGAGACGGTCCCGGTCAAGGGGCTGATCGCCATTCTGGGTGAGCCGGGAGAGGACATCTCCGCGCTGCTGGCGGAAGCCGGCGCCGTTGGCGAAGCGGCTGCCGCGCCCGCTGCGCCTGCCGAAGCTCCCGCCGAAGAGAAGACGGTTTCCGAACCGTCCGCTCCCTCGGCCGCCGCTTCGGCTCCCGCCGCAGGCCGCGTGTCCGCCAGCCCCCGAGCTCGCAGGCTGGCTGAAGAGCACGGTATAGACCTGGCCCAACTTGCGCCGGGTTCCGGTCCCGGAGGACGGATCATCGAGAAGGATGTTCTCCGCGCCATCGAGAGCGGCGTCGCGGCGGCTCCCGCAGCTCCGGCGGCCACGCCTCTGGCCGCGAAGGTGGCTGAGGAGAAGGGAGTGGACCTTGCTGCAGTGAGCGGCTCCGGCCCCGGCGGCAAGATCCGCCGCGAGGATGTGGAGGCAGCTGCCGCCCCGGCCGCCGTGCCGCTTGCCCCGCGTGTGCCGCTCGGAGGAGTCATCCCATTCGCTGGCCTTCGCAAGGCTGTTGCGGACAATCTGGAGAAGAGCGCCCGCTCCGTCATTCCCGTCACCCTGACGATGGGGGTGGATATGACGGAGGCCACCCGCATGCGCGAGCAGCTGAAGCCGGTATACGAAAAGAAGCACGGCGTGAAGCTCAGCTTCACGGATATCGTCATCAAGGCCGTCGCGCGCGCCATCGAGGATTACCCCATCATCAACTCCTCGCTGGAGGGTGATCAGATCCGAATCCACGACGGAGTCCACGTGTGTGTGGCCGTGGCGGTCCCGGACGGGCTGCTGGCCCCTGTGGTGCGGGATGCCAACCTGAAGCCCCTATGGGCCATCAGCGCCGAGGTGCGCGATCTGGCCGAGCGGGGACGCTCAGGACGTCTCGGGCCTTCTGAGCTGAGCGGCGGAACCTTCACTGTGACGAATCTGGGCGCTTATGGCGTGGAGCACTTCAACGCCATTATCAATCCTCCGCAGTGCGCCATCCTGGCCGTCTGCGCCATTCATAAGCAGCCGGTGGTTGTTGAAGGAGACCGCATCGAGGTGCGTCCGATGATGAACCTCTGCCTGACGTTCGATCATCGCATTGTGGACGGCGCTCCGGCAGCGGAGTTCCTGGCGCACGTAAAGAGTCTGCTGGAAAACCCCTACCTGTTCCTGGGCTGA
- the thrC2 gene encoding threonine synthase, with product MKVLADRAGERVGIIRKYREWLPVSDSTPVITLLEGDTPLIPVPALARAVDPKLTVYVKYEGLNPTGSFKDRGMTMAISKAVEEGAKAVICASTGNTAASAAAYSARAGIQCAVLLPKGEVALGKVSQSLMHGAKVIAIDGNFDDALRLVREITDEYPIELVNSLNPYRIEGQKSGAFEICDVLGGPPDFHCIPVGNAGNITAYWKGYREYHQAGVISRLPKMLGYQAAGAAPIVHGHPIEKPDTIATAIRIGNPASWKQAEAARDESGGLIDTVTDEEILEAYKMLASLEGIFCEPASAASVAGLRKTAAMGYFREPATCVCILTGHGLKDPNRAVAVAPPLIELPVDKDAILKTLGM from the coding sequence ATGAAAGTGCTGGCGGACCGCGCAGGCGAGCGCGTGGGCATCATCAGGAAGTATCGCGAGTGGCTCCCGGTTTCGGATTCCACGCCGGTCATCACTCTTTTGGAAGGGGACACGCCGCTCATCCCCGTCCCGGCGCTCGCCAGGGCCGTTGACCCTAAGCTCACGGTTTATGTGAAGTATGAGGGACTGAATCCCACGGGTTCTTTCAAGGACCGGGGGATGACCATGGCCATCTCCAAGGCCGTGGAGGAGGGGGCGAAGGCAGTCATCTGCGCATCCACCGGCAACACGGCGGCCTCCGCCGCGGCGTACTCCGCGAGAGCTGGCATCCAGTGCGCGGTGCTGCTTCCGAAGGGCGAGGTAGCTCTGGGGAAGGTCAGCCAGTCGCTGATGCACGGGGCGAAGGTCATCGCCATCGACGGCAACTTCGACGATGCGCTCCGGCTGGTCCGGGAGATTACCGACGAATACCCCATCGAGCTTGTGAACTCCCTGAATCCTTATCGCATCGAGGGGCAGAAAAGCGGAGCCTTTGAGATCTGCGACGTGCTGGGCGGACCGCCGGACTTTCACTGCATTCCCGTGGGCAACGCCGGCAACATCACGGCCTACTGGAAGGGATATCGCGAGTATCATCAGGCCGGCGTCATCAGCCGTCTGCCGAAGATGCTGGGATATCAGGCGGCCGGAGCCGCTCCCATCGTGCACGGCCATCCCATCGAGAAGCCGGATACCATCGCGACGGCCATCCGCATCGGAAACCCGGCAAGCTGGAAGCAGGCGGAGGCGGCGCGTGACGAGTCGGGCGGCCTGATAGATACCGTCACCGACGAGGAGATTTTGGAAGCTTACAAGATGCTGGCTTCGCTGGAAGGGATCTTCTGCGAGCCCGCGTCGGCCGCCAGCGTGGCCGGATTGCGCAAGACGGCTGCGATGGGCTACTTCAGGGAGCCCGCCACCTGCGTCTGTATCCTGACCGGGCACGGCCTGAAGGACCCCAACCGCGCTGTCGCCGTCGCCCCTCCGCTCATCGAACTCCCCGTGGACAAGGACGCCATCCTGAAGACGCTGGGGATGTAA
- a CDS encoding homoserine dehydrogenase yields the protein MSHTDAPVGVGIIGFGTVGQGTYTILRDNAPTITRQVGVPVEPRMVADIRAAELAGRVGPGVELVYDARQVLESPDVQIVCELIGGVGVAADIVRQALSAGKHVVTANKELLARQGPELLRLAEENGCDFYFEASVGGGIPIISPLRVGLAGNRVERILGIVNGTTNYILTAMASGGGDLPSVLREAQELGYAEADPTNDVEGFDARYKLTILASLGFQARVQVEQILCEGITRLVPQDIEYARELGYGVKLLAIARRIDGRIEARVHPTLVPFSHPIASVAGVNNAIYVTGNAVGDTMFFGPGAGGLAAGSAVVGDIIEIARNIRAGSCGRLRCPEFRDLPVLPAEDITARYYVRMRVKDAPGVLAAIASEFGAEGVSIAAVIQKDSHEGVAEIIFLTHEVREKSFRDALEQIERLPVVEQVCAFIRVEE from the coding sequence TTGAGTCATACAGACGCTCCCGTCGGGGTGGGAATCATCGGTTTCGGGACAGTAGGGCAGGGAACCTACACCATCCTGCGGGACAATGCGCCCACCATTACCCGGCAGGTGGGTGTTCCGGTGGAGCCGCGAATGGTGGCGGATATCCGCGCGGCCGAGCTTGCGGGGCGGGTAGGCCCCGGAGTGGAGCTTGTCTACGACGCCCGGCAGGTTCTGGAGTCCCCGGATGTGCAGATCGTCTGTGAGCTCATTGGCGGTGTGGGCGTGGCGGCTGACATCGTCCGGCAGGCCCTTTCTGCAGGCAAGCACGTGGTCACCGCCAACAAAGAGCTGCTGGCCCGTCAGGGGCCCGAGCTGCTTAGGCTGGCGGAAGAGAACGGCTGCGACTTCTATTTCGAGGCGAGCGTCGGGGGCGGCATTCCGATCATCTCTCCGCTCCGGGTGGGACTGGCCGGGAACCGGGTGGAGCGCATCCTGGGCATCGTCAACGGGACCACGAATTACATCCTGACCGCAATGGCCTCCGGTGGCGGAGATCTGCCCTCTGTACTGCGGGAGGCACAGGAGCTCGGATACGCCGAAGCCGATCCTACGAACGACGTCGAGGGCTTCGATGCCCGCTATAAGCTCACGATTCTGGCTTCGCTGGGGTTCCAGGCGCGGGTGCAGGTGGAGCAGATCCTGTGTGAGGGGATCACGCGCCTTGTTCCGCAGGATATCGAGTATGCGCGTGAGCTGGGATACGGGGTCAAGCTGCTGGCCATCGCACGGCGCATTGACGGCCGTATCGAAGCGCGCGTGCATCCCACTCTTGTTCCCTTCAGCCATCCCATCGCGTCCGTCGCCGGAGTGAACAATGCCATTTATGTGACGGGCAACGCGGTGGGCGATACCATGTTCTTCGGACCGGGAGCGGGCGGGCTCGCGGCAGGGAGCGCCGTGGTCGGAGACATCATCGAGATCGCCCGGAACATCCGCGCGGGTTCCTGTGGGCGTCTGCGTTGTCCGGAGTTCCGGGACCTGCCAGTGCTTCCAGCCGAGGACATAACGGCCCGATACTATGTCAGGATGCGGGTGAAGGATGCTCCCGGCGTGCTGGCGGCCATCGCGTCGGAGTTCGGCGCGGAGGGCGTCTCCATTGCGGCGGTCATCCAGAAGGACTCCCACGAGGGAGTGGCGGAGATCATCTTCCTGACGCATGAAGTGCGGGAGAAGAGCTTCCGGGACGCGCTGGAGCAGATAGAACGGCTGCCGGTGGTGGAGCAGGTCTGCGCGTTCATCCGCGTCGAGGAATGA
- the accB gene encoding acetyl-CoA carboxylase, biotin carboxyl carrier protein: MPAARIDIEQIGQLISIAERYGLEELTVSEGSLSVTIRGHAPAAAPVADPAVPTAPALPRPSRKARAPRSQPAQEAPARTRGVPLPAPMTGVFYRAPAPDAPPFVEVGDVITAGQTIGLIEAMKVFSEVPAEVAGRIVEIVAESGKLVQADEPLMFVEPVEDLES, encoded by the coding sequence ATGCCTGCCGCCAGAATAGACATAGAGCAGATCGGTCAGCTGATATCCATCGCCGAGCGCTACGGGCTTGAGGAGCTCACCGTCAGCGAGGGATCGCTTTCGGTCACCATCCGTGGACACGCCCCGGCCGCCGCGCCGGTGGCGGATCCGGCGGTGCCCACCGCTCCGGCCCTGCCTCGCCCTTCGCGCAAGGCCCGCGCGCCCCGGTCCCAGCCTGCTCAGGAGGCTCCAGCCCGCACGCGGGGCGTCCCTCTTCCTGCGCCGATGACCGGTGTCTTCTACCGTGCTCCGGCGCCGGATGCTCCGCCGTTCGTGGAGGTCGGAGACGTCATTACTGCAGGGCAGACCATCGGCCTAATCGAGGCGATGAAGGTTTTCAGTGAGGTGCCGGCCGAGGTGGCGGGGCGGATTGTTGAGATCGTGGCCGAGAGTGGCAAACTGGTTCAGGCTGACGAGCCTCTGATGTTCGTCGAGCCTGTCGAGGATCTGGAGAGCTGA
- a CDS encoding LacI family transcriptional regulator, with product MRRKKPGTGVPDASAAGRPAEDVNSPGMKEIAARVGVSKTTVHRALTGSGRVSPKTRARILAIAAELDYTPNTLARSLRRQRTGTLGVVTNGVSNSFYATLLAAIEEAASSQGFNLLLCCSGGNAELETEHLGLLREKRVDGLLVAPSSSSANAAQFERLRRGGFPFVFLDRTVPSVSADAVMTDHRLAGQLIGDHLVAAGRRRIGLIMPLDESFMSTSIRERIEGVCDIAKQCGVEVVRIGRERYWEPLEDYGSFCVSEFLDSGGMVDALVGMNDHVAIGALFACRSRGLRVPEDIAVTGYDDLDVSSFVTPRLTTIRQPTRQIAWEAVKLLMSRIGGGRADEAVTVRLRPILMERESTPAVRRPVQLLPPDDA from the coding sequence TTGAGAAGGAAAAAACCGGGAACAGGCGTTCCGGACGCCTCCGCCGCCGGGCGGCCGGCTGAAGACGTCAACAGCCCGGGAATGAAAGAGATCGCGGCCAGGGTGGGGGTTTCCAAAACGACCGTTCACCGTGCCCTGACAGGCAGCGGGCGGGTCAGCCCCAAGACCCGGGCCCGGATCCTGGCCATTGCGGCGGAACTGGATTACACCCCCAATACCCTTGCGCGATCCCTGCGCCGTCAGAGGACGGGAACCCTGGGCGTTGTCACGAACGGGGTCTCCAACTCGTTCTATGCCACCCTGCTGGCCGCCATCGAGGAAGCTGCATCCAGTCAGGGGTTCAACCTTCTGCTCTGCTGTTCGGGCGGCAACGCCGAGCTGGAGACGGAACACCTGGGGCTTCTGCGGGAGAAGCGGGTGGACGGGCTGCTTGTGGCGCCCTCCAGCAGTTCCGCGAACGCCGCTCAGTTCGAGAGACTCCGCCGGGGAGGCTTCCCCTTTGTCTTTCTGGACCGGACAGTGCCTTCCGTCTCCGCCGACGCCGTGATGACCGATCACCGTCTTGCCGGGCAGCTGATCGGAGACCATCTGGTGGCGGCCGGACGCCGGCGCATCGGACTGATCATGCCGCTGGACGAGTCCTTTATGTCCACATCCATCCGGGAGCGCATCGAGGGTGTCTGCGACATTGCGAAGCAATGCGGTGTGGAGGTGGTGCGGATCGGGCGGGAGCGCTACTGGGAGCCGCTGGAGGACTACGGCTCCTTCTGCGTGTCCGAGTTCTTGGATTCCGGCGGGATGGTGGATGCGCTGGTGGGGATGAACGACCACGTGGCCATCGGGGCGCTGTTCGCCTGCCGCTCCCGCGGACTGCGCGTGCCGGAGGATATTGCCGTGACGGGCTATGATGATCTGGATGTTTCCAGCTTCGTCACTCCGCGTCTCACCACCATCCGGCAGCCCACCCGGCAGATCGCCTGGGAGGCGGTGAAGCTTCTGATGTCCCGCATCGGGGGCGGACGAGCCGATGAGGCGGTCACGGTGCGGCTACGGCCCATCCTGATGGAGCGCGAATCTACGCCAGCCGTCCGCCGTCCCGTTCAGCTGTTGCCGCCGGACGACGCCTGA